Proteins co-encoded in one Arachis hypogaea cultivar Tifrunner chromosome 11, arahy.Tifrunner.gnm2.J5K5, whole genome shotgun sequence genomic window:
- the LOC112723610 gene encoding protein TRANSPARENT TESTA 9 isoform X1 has translation MWLSFWRSRDRFSLDQLRYLTDQLTKIQIVNEINKDFVIEALRSIAELITYGDQHDPRFFEHFMEKQVMGELVRILKLSRISSVPLQLLQTVSIMIQNLRSEHAIYYMFSNEHMNYLITYSFDFRNEELLSYYISFLRAISGKLNKNTISLLVKTCDDEIVSFPLYVEAIRFAFHEENMVRTAVRTVTLNVYHVGDDAVNRYITSAPHADYFSNLISFFRKQSMDFNKLVSDTLTNPGPDSTSTIIAAVDDIEDNLYYFSDIVSAGIPDIGTLITDSFLVVLIFPLLFPSLRIVGDNEMQSGVVTSLYLLCCILRILKIKDLANTIAAALFYPLEAFTQSSWGKFNGHISGDGFTSKTEVSENDNLNSYDPRCSTVNAPYVPSSSGFHSAHARSQNDCSSSNLSLREVLLAYVTKGNDIEVLGSLGLLATLLQTKELDESMLDGLGILPQRKQHKKLLLEALVGEASGEEQLFSPKNSLARDGMGSELEYYHEKIKEHYGVSSQATDVGTSPLVRRFQVIDALVSLFCRSNISAETLWDGGWLLRQLLPYSESEFNSNHLELLKVSYNSCASALMEEARGIWSDFLVTVLCEEWRKCKRENFQTVAMESSSPRKEWTCMLLPPHKLSSEVDVPDESSFVAGERMLELVKVFVLQHQLQIFALGKPLPEQPPIHLPGDLPVNHRAKTCGLDVSGPKPGIELSLGDAVPCRIAFERGKERHFWFLAISVGTSGWLVLAEELPLRQTHGVIRVAAPLAGCNPKIDDKHPKWLHVRIRPSALPFLDPAKFNDHGKSKTKALIDGRWTLAFRDEESCKSALLMIVEEMGLQSDEVHRRLKPLLNLEIATDSSSSSVCDPDDSSSFRTQPNSL, from the exons ATGTGGTTATCCTTCTGGAGATCCAGAGATCGTTTCTCGTTAGATCAACTCAG GTACTTAACTGATCAATTGACAAAGATTCAAATTGTTAATGAGATTAACAAG GATTTTGTTATTGAGGCACTGAGATCGATTGCGGAATTGATAACATATGGCGACCAGCACGATCCTAGATTTTTTGA ACACTTCATGGAAAAGCAAGTCATGGGCGAGCTTGTGCGAATACTAAAGCTGAGCAGGATCAGTAGCGTTCCACTTCAGTTGCTGCAAACAGTGAGCATTATGATCCAGAACCTTAGAAGTGAACATGCTATAT ATTATATGTTCAGTAACGAACATATGAACTACCTGATAACGTATTCGTTTGACTTTCGGAATGAAGAACTATTGTCATACTACATATCTTTTTTAAG AGCAATAAGTGGAAAGCTGAACAAGAACACAATTTCTCTGCTTGTGAAGACTTGTGAT GATGAAATTGTCTCGTTTCCACTGTATGTTGAGGCCATAAGGTTTGCATTTCATGAGGAGAACATGGTTCGCACTGCAGTACGAACTGTAACCCTTAATGTTTATCACG TTGGCGACGATGCTGTAAATAGATATATAACCAGCGCACCTCATGCAGATTACTTCTCAAACTTGATTTCATTTTTTAGGAAGCAGAGCATGGATTTTAATAAACTCGTCTCTGATACTTTGAC AAATCCGGGACCAGATTCAACCTCTACAATAATTGCAGCTGTTGATGACATTGAGGATAACCTGTACTACTTCAGTGATATTGTCTCCGCTGGAATTCCTGATATTGGGACGCTAATAACGGACAGCTTTCTGGTGGTTCTGATATTTCCGTTACTTTTTCCTTCCTTGAGGATAGTTGGTGATAAT GAAATGCAAAGTGGTGTTGTCACTTCTCTCTACTTACTTTGTTGCATACTGAGGATACTCAAAATCAAAGATTTGGCAAATACCATAGCTGCTGCTCTTTTTTATCCCTTAGAGGCCTTTACACAGAGTTCTTGGGGTAAATTCAATGGTCATATATCTGGTGATGGTTTCACATCTAAAACTGAAGTGTCAGAAAATGATAATCTTAACAGCTACGATCCAAGATGTTCGACGGTCAATGCTCCATACGTACCTAGTTCTTCAGGGTTTCATTCAGCCCATGCTCGCTCACAAAATGATTGTAGCAGTTCAAATTTGTCTTTAAG GGAAGTTTTGCTTGCATATGTAACAAAAGGGAACGATATTGAAGTGTTGGGTTCTTTGGGTCTGCTTGCAACCCTGCTGCAAACTAAAG AACTTGACGAGTCAATGCTAGATGGACTTGGAATTCTACCCCAACGTAAACAACACAAGAAACTCTTATTG GAAGCTTTGGTTGGTGAGGCTTCAGGTGAAGAGCAACTTTTTTCTCCCAAAAATAGCTTAGCTAGGGACGGAATGGGTAGTGAGCTTGAGTATTATCATGAAAAGATCAAG GAGCATTATGGAGTATCGTCTCAGGCTACTGATGTGGGAACAAGTCCTCTTGTACGTAGATTTCAG GTGATTGATGCATTAGTTAGCCTCTTCTGTCGTTCTAATATATCTGCAGAGACACTGTGGGATGGTGGTTGGCTTCTACGCCAGTTGCTTCCTTACAGTGAGTCAGAGTTCAACAGCAACCACCTTGAATTGCTGAAA GTTTCATACAATAGTTGTGCTTCTGCTCTTATGGAGGAGGCTAGAGGTATTTGGTCCGACTTTCTTGTTACTGTTCTCTGTGAAGAGTGGAGAAAGTGTAAAAGAG AAAATTTTCAAACTGTAGCAATGGAGTCATCATCTCCTCGGAAAGAATGGACTTGCATGCTTTTGCCACCACACAAGCTCTCTTCTGAAG TTGATGTTCCAGATGAATCATCATTTGTTGCCGGAGAAAGAATGCTTGAGTTGGTGAAG GTATTTGTACTGcaacatcaacttcaaatatTCGCTCTTGGTAAACCTTTACCTGAACAACCTCCAATTCATCTTCCTGGGGATCTCCCTGTGAATCATCGTGCCAAGACTTGTGGGCTTGATGTGTCGGGCCCAAAGCCAGGCATTGAACTCAGCCTTG GTGATGCTGTGCCCTGTAGAATTGCTTTTGAAAGGGGCAAGGAACGCCATTTTTGGTTTCTTGCAATCTCTGTAGGAACATCTGGGTGGCTTGTCCTTGCAGAAGAATTGCCACTGAGGCAGACCCATGGAGTCATTCGGGTTGCTGCACCTTTGGCTGGTTGTAAC CCCAAGATTGATGATAAACATCCAAAATGGTTGCATGTGCGGATCCGGCCATCCGCTTTGCCCTTTCTGGATCCTGCAAAATTCAATGATCATGGGAAATCAAAGACAAAAGCTTTGATAGATGGAAGATGGACACTAGCTTTCCGGGATGAGGAATCTTGCAAGTCTGCTTTACTGATGATTGTTGAAGAGATGGGTTTGCAGAGTGATGAGGTTCATAGAAGATTAAAACCGTTGCTCAACCTTGAAATTGCAACAGATTCATCAAGCTCGTCTGTATGTGATCCTGATGATTCCTCTTCGTTTAGAACACAACCTAATTCATTGTAA
- the LOC112723610 gene encoding protein TRANSPARENT TESTA 9 isoform X2, with product MWLSFWRSRDRFSLDQLRYLTDQLTKIQIVNEINKDFVIEALRSIAELITYGDQHDPRFFEHFMEKQVMGELVRILKLSRISSVPLQLLQTVSIMIQNLRSEHAIYYMFSNEHMNYLITYSFDFRNEELLSYYISFLRAISGKLNKNTISLLVKTCDDEIVSFPLYVEAIRFAFHEENMVRTAVRTVTLNVYHVGDDAVNRYITSAPHADYFSNLISFFRKQSMDFNKLVSDTLTNPGPDSTSTIIAAVDDIEDNLYYFSDIVSAGIPDIGTLITDSFLVVLIFPLLFPSLRIVGDNEMQSGVVTSLYLLCCILRILKIKDLANTIAAALFYPLEAFTQSSWGKFNGHISGDGFTSKTEVSENDNLNSYDPRCSTVNAPYVPSSSGFHSAHARSQNDCSSSNLSLREVLLAYVTKGNDIEVLGSLGLLATLLQTKELDESMLDGLGILPQRKQHKKLLLEALVGEASGEEQLFSPKNSLARDGMGSELEYYHEKIKEHYGVSSQATDVGTSPLVRRFQVIDALVSLFCRSNISAETLWDGGWLLRQLLPYSESEFNSNHLELLKVSYNSCASALMEEARGIWSDFLVTVLCEEWRKCKRAMESSSPRKEWTCMLLPPHKLSSEVDVPDESSFVAGERMLELVKVFVLQHQLQIFALGKPLPEQPPIHLPGDLPVNHRAKTCGLDVSGPKPGIELSLGDAVPCRIAFERGKERHFWFLAISVGTSGWLVLAEELPLRQTHGVIRVAAPLAGCNPKIDDKHPKWLHVRIRPSALPFLDPAKFNDHGKSKTKALIDGRWTLAFRDEESCKSALLMIVEEMGLQSDEVHRRLKPLLNLEIATDSSSSSVCDPDDSSSFRTQPNSL from the exons ATGTGGTTATCCTTCTGGAGATCCAGAGATCGTTTCTCGTTAGATCAACTCAG GTACTTAACTGATCAATTGACAAAGATTCAAATTGTTAATGAGATTAACAAG GATTTTGTTATTGAGGCACTGAGATCGATTGCGGAATTGATAACATATGGCGACCAGCACGATCCTAGATTTTTTGA ACACTTCATGGAAAAGCAAGTCATGGGCGAGCTTGTGCGAATACTAAAGCTGAGCAGGATCAGTAGCGTTCCACTTCAGTTGCTGCAAACAGTGAGCATTATGATCCAGAACCTTAGAAGTGAACATGCTATAT ATTATATGTTCAGTAACGAACATATGAACTACCTGATAACGTATTCGTTTGACTTTCGGAATGAAGAACTATTGTCATACTACATATCTTTTTTAAG AGCAATAAGTGGAAAGCTGAACAAGAACACAATTTCTCTGCTTGTGAAGACTTGTGAT GATGAAATTGTCTCGTTTCCACTGTATGTTGAGGCCATAAGGTTTGCATTTCATGAGGAGAACATGGTTCGCACTGCAGTACGAACTGTAACCCTTAATGTTTATCACG TTGGCGACGATGCTGTAAATAGATATATAACCAGCGCACCTCATGCAGATTACTTCTCAAACTTGATTTCATTTTTTAGGAAGCAGAGCATGGATTTTAATAAACTCGTCTCTGATACTTTGAC AAATCCGGGACCAGATTCAACCTCTACAATAATTGCAGCTGTTGATGACATTGAGGATAACCTGTACTACTTCAGTGATATTGTCTCCGCTGGAATTCCTGATATTGGGACGCTAATAACGGACAGCTTTCTGGTGGTTCTGATATTTCCGTTACTTTTTCCTTCCTTGAGGATAGTTGGTGATAAT GAAATGCAAAGTGGTGTTGTCACTTCTCTCTACTTACTTTGTTGCATACTGAGGATACTCAAAATCAAAGATTTGGCAAATACCATAGCTGCTGCTCTTTTTTATCCCTTAGAGGCCTTTACACAGAGTTCTTGGGGTAAATTCAATGGTCATATATCTGGTGATGGTTTCACATCTAAAACTGAAGTGTCAGAAAATGATAATCTTAACAGCTACGATCCAAGATGTTCGACGGTCAATGCTCCATACGTACCTAGTTCTTCAGGGTTTCATTCAGCCCATGCTCGCTCACAAAATGATTGTAGCAGTTCAAATTTGTCTTTAAG GGAAGTTTTGCTTGCATATGTAACAAAAGGGAACGATATTGAAGTGTTGGGTTCTTTGGGTCTGCTTGCAACCCTGCTGCAAACTAAAG AACTTGACGAGTCAATGCTAGATGGACTTGGAATTCTACCCCAACGTAAACAACACAAGAAACTCTTATTG GAAGCTTTGGTTGGTGAGGCTTCAGGTGAAGAGCAACTTTTTTCTCCCAAAAATAGCTTAGCTAGGGACGGAATGGGTAGTGAGCTTGAGTATTATCATGAAAAGATCAAG GAGCATTATGGAGTATCGTCTCAGGCTACTGATGTGGGAACAAGTCCTCTTGTACGTAGATTTCAG GTGATTGATGCATTAGTTAGCCTCTTCTGTCGTTCTAATATATCTGCAGAGACACTGTGGGATGGTGGTTGGCTTCTACGCCAGTTGCTTCCTTACAGTGAGTCAGAGTTCAACAGCAACCACCTTGAATTGCTGAAA GTTTCATACAATAGTTGTGCTTCTGCTCTTATGGAGGAGGCTAGAGGTATTTGGTCCGACTTTCTTGTTACTGTTCTCTGTGAAGAGTGGAGAAAGTGTAAAAGAG CAATGGAGTCATCATCTCCTCGGAAAGAATGGACTTGCATGCTTTTGCCACCACACAAGCTCTCTTCTGAAG TTGATGTTCCAGATGAATCATCATTTGTTGCCGGAGAAAGAATGCTTGAGTTGGTGAAG GTATTTGTACTGcaacatcaacttcaaatatTCGCTCTTGGTAAACCTTTACCTGAACAACCTCCAATTCATCTTCCTGGGGATCTCCCTGTGAATCATCGTGCCAAGACTTGTGGGCTTGATGTGTCGGGCCCAAAGCCAGGCATTGAACTCAGCCTTG GTGATGCTGTGCCCTGTAGAATTGCTTTTGAAAGGGGCAAGGAACGCCATTTTTGGTTTCTTGCAATCTCTGTAGGAACATCTGGGTGGCTTGTCCTTGCAGAAGAATTGCCACTGAGGCAGACCCATGGAGTCATTCGGGTTGCTGCACCTTTGGCTGGTTGTAAC CCCAAGATTGATGATAAACATCCAAAATGGTTGCATGTGCGGATCCGGCCATCCGCTTTGCCCTTTCTGGATCCTGCAAAATTCAATGATCATGGGAAATCAAAGACAAAAGCTTTGATAGATGGAAGATGGACACTAGCTTTCCGGGATGAGGAATCTTGCAAGTCTGCTTTACTGATGATTGTTGAAGAGATGGGTTTGCAGAGTGATGAGGTTCATAGAAGATTAAAACCGTTGCTCAACCTTGAAATTGCAACAGATTCATCAAGCTCGTCTGTATGTGATCCTGATGATTCCTCTTCGTTTAGAACACAACCTAATTCATTGTAA